The Petrotoga mobilis SJ95 genomic sequence TCGGGAATAAGATACAGTGGTAATGTTTTTGTTTCATACATTGATAAATCCGTTTCAACAGGAGAAGCTTTAGATTCTACACTAGCCATCTATACGCCTGAAGAGATAGAATTCTCTCAAAACCAATACTTATTCCCATTAAATTATTCGGATCAAAAAATAATTTCTTATTTAGGTCCAACCAAAAAAATTTTTATAAAAGAAACGTTTGATGGTATAGAAGAAGGGATCGTTTACTCTACAGTAATCGATTTAATGCAGGATTTAGGAAAGTTTGGACCTTTCAATAATATTTTTTATTGGTTCGTTAACTTTTTCTGGTGGCTATTTAAAGTAACAGGGAATTTTGGTTGGGCTATAATACTCTTTACCCTCATTGTAAATGCAATATTATTCCCCGTATATGGCAGGCAAAAGAAATCCATGATCGAAATGAAACAGTTACAACCAGAACTTGAGAAAATAAGAAAAAAATATAAAAACCCTCAAAAACAGCAAGAAGAAACTCTGAAATTGTACAAGGAAAAAGGAGTGAACCCTGCCGGAGGATGTTTGACTTCTTTGATTCCTCTCCCCATTATGATCATACTGTGGCAAGTAATCTACTATTTTGAAGGTAGTTATGCATACAATCCCAGATTCCTTTTATGGACAGATCTTTCTCTAGGCGGTTTCCAAGCCAATTTTTTCCTACTATTACTTGCCATAATTGCTTCTTTAATCAATGCCCTTTTAATGTCGCAAGATGCCAGGAGCGCATGGACGTCGGTAATTATGTCTGTGGTGTTTCCTTTCATTTTGATTGGATTACCCGTCGGAGTATTCATTTATTATTCACTGAACACTGTAATACAAACCCTATTAACTTTTGTGTACAACAGGATTTACAATGTCAAAGGTATTACGTTTAGACAACTCGTTGGTTTGGGTCCAAAGCCTGTCAGGAGGTGAAATGATAAGTGCTTAAATTACAAGGTGAGACAAAATTTGAAGGAACTGATTTGGAATCGGTTTTAGAAAAAGCAAAATCAAATTTTAACGCATCATGTATCGATGAGATTTCTTATAAGATTATTCAAGAGCCTTCTAAGGGATTCCTTTTTGGAATAGGTAAAAAGCCCCTCATCATAGAAGCTTATCCCAACGAGAAATACCTTATCAATAAGGTAAAAAAATTCTTGAAAAATATCCTTTCGTATTTTGAAGAAGATGTTGATATCAATATTAATTATTACAATAAGACCTTGAAAGTTTTTTTAGAAGGAGAAAACTTGGGTAAAGTAATTGGCAAACAAGGGCGAAACCTTGGATCACTACAGCATTTAACCATGATTTATGTCAATAGAATGACTGACACTAAATTTGATGTCAAATTGGATGTTGGGGATTACAGAAGAAATAGGA encodes the following:
- the yidC gene encoding membrane protein insertase YidC; translation: MKKGLFFLTLLMFLNVIAFAIPEITVSESSLNQEINIEMKLYRLKLDQNGHILNFELYDSRTKKYNLVYEYTGDSYDILDTQNMTEILPSNYNIRLAEDQSYIEVNYFFPNGGQKIYKFYNDPNYHFDVQFKNLYGYVVLPSISFSSGIRYSGNVFVSYIDKSVSTGEALDSTLAIYTPEEIEFSQNQYLFPLNYSDQKIISYLGPTKKIFIKETFDGIEEGIVYSTVIDLMQDLGKFGPFNNIFYWFVNFFWWLFKVTGNFGWAIILFTLIVNAILFPVYGRQKKSMIEMKQLQPELEKIRKKYKNPQKQQEETLKLYKEKGVNPAGGCLTSLIPLPIMIILWQVIYYFEGSYAYNPRFLLWTDLSLGGFQANFFLLLLAIIASLINALLMSQDARSAWTSVIMSVVFPFILIGLPVGVFIYYSLNTVIQTLLTFVYNRIYNVKGITFRQLVGLGPKPVRR
- the jag gene encoding RNA-binding cell elongation regulator Jag/EloR, which gives rise to MLKLQGETKFEGTDLESVLEKAKSNFNASCIDEISYKIIQEPSKGFLFGIGKKPLIIEAYPNEKYLINKVKKFLKNILSYFEEDVDININYYNKTLKVFLEGENLGKVIGKQGRNLGSLQHLTMIYVNRMTDTKFDVKLDVGDYRRNRKKNLELIADNAAKKAISTNEKVELAPMFPFERKIIHKYINYNYPKLHTVSMGLEPYRKVVIYPSKNGHN